The nucleotide sequence CAGTTTACCCGGCTTGGCGATGATCTCTTGAGGCACACCGATTTTGCCAATATCGTGGAAAAGGCCGGCAAATTCAGCCAGCTTCTGCTGATACTCATTCAAGCCTGCATCGCGCGCCAGTTTACGAGACATCTCCCCGACACGGCAGCAATGGGCATACGTCAAAGGGTCTACGACCTTCAATGACTGCATCAGCGCCTGGGCGGCATCGTAAGCCCAAGTTGGAATGTTTCCCCAGGAAGAAGACATGGCACTCCCTTTGTTCCCCTGTTTACCATCTTTTGTTCGGCTAAACGCGCCATTTACTTAAACTCGAGAAAGTTTTACGTCTCACTCTGAGACAACTTCTCGTTGACAGCTTTCGTGCCGATTGAAAGACTTTAGTCTTGATATCCATCCTGCATGACTTGAAGAGGTGTTATGAAAAAGTGCTTTCTTTTGATCCTGTTGCTGGCCTTCTCCAGCTCCGCCTTTGCGCAAAAAATCAAAGTACGCAAAGTGAAAGGCAGCCAGGCCATTATTGACTTCTCTGGCGGCAGCCTGGCCCCGGGACAGGTCTATGAGCTGGCACCGGATGAATTCGGCGACACCACCATGAGCCAGTCCATGCGCCGCTACCTGATCGCTGTTTCCTTTGATCTGACCAACACAAAGTCTGATGCCGCAGGCGCATCTAACGAAACAGATATTGCAATCGCGGGCCGTTTTGGCTGGAACTATGCAACCTATGAGTTCGGTCCTTTGGCGTCCTATGCAGCCGACGCCACCGGCAGCCTGACCAGCACACTGTTCAAGTTCGGCGGCTGGGCTGATTACAACATGATCGCCAATACACCGGGTGAAATCTTCATCTATGGTTTGGGTGGTTTGTTTGATATCGGTCAGCTGGATAACGGTGCCGGTTCAAAACGCGACATCATGGAATTCTTCGCAGGTCCGTTTGTGAAGTGGTTCCCGACGGGCAGCAATGTCGGTTTCCGTCTTGATGGTGGATACGTTTATCAAAAACAATCCGGCGGAGTTGCCTCTGACAACGTGGTGTCAGGCATTGCGATGCAAGCAGGCTTGATGGGCTATTTCTAAGTCTTTTGCGGGCGCACCCGGTTGGCCACCAGGAACCCCAGAATTCGGCCCTCTCTGTGCAGGGCCGAACCAAACTTCGGCTGAACCATAAAATGCCGTTTTTCCGCTGAAACACTTTCCCACACATCGTGTTCGGGCATATCAAATACCAAAGTTCCCGGCGTTCTGCCCTGCAGGGTTTGCAGACACATCGAAAAAAGTTTTTCCGTCAATCCAGGATTCCGTCCGAACAGCTTCCACCACTCGATACAATAAAGTTCTTCCACGGTATAACTGCTCAGCTCAAAGAATCTGAGATTGCGAAAGACCTGAAATCCTTCCTCAGTATACACCTCGACACAATCCCCGTTTTCCACGCCGATAAAGAAATCCGATGAAGGTGAAAGCCCCCAGCGTTCAAGAGCTTTTCGACAGAAGCGTTCAGAATCGCGCAGTGAGATATGCTCTTTCTGTGCGCCCTCGCAGATGTCCACGTAGTCCCGCAGGGTTTTAAAGGCCCGCTCCTTCTGCGCAGGCTCGAGCGAGTTGAAACTTGCCAGAGCCTCACTGCGGTAGGGCTTGATGTTGACATCTTCTCGCTGCAGAGACTGGCTGAGTCTTTCACATAGAGTTTTAAAATTCGCAGAATCCATAAATTCCTCGGTGCAACGTAAACAGGATATAGCTTTCCTGATTTCAGAATACTCCTGAGCGCTCCGGAAGGGTTCACCTGAACGGGCTATCGCTGACAAAAAATGTCGGGTTCGACAGCCGAAACCGGCTTAAAGCAATACACTCCTTACCGACACGGCATCAGACTTGCTGGATATTGGTGGCGGAACTTTGCAATTTTTTAACTGGATAGCTGAATAAATCCGCGATTTAAAAAGGCCCCTAACAAAGGATCACTCAAATGAAAAAGCTGGCTGTATTATCCCTGTCTCTGCTGTTTGCCCTGCCCGGTTTTGCCAAGGGCCTTTCTGCCGCTGAAACCAATGCAAAAGCACTGGAAATTCTGATCGACAGCGCCAGTGCAATCACTCTGGAAGGTGATGTTCGCTCTGATGAAAAACTGTCTGCCATCTTATCCCGCGCGATGATCTCTGCGGGCCAGGGTGCTGCGACTATCAAGAATAACTGCATCTTTGTCAGCTATGACGGGATCTTTGAATGCCACTTGGACATCCAGCATCTGATCGATGGTGTCAGCTATGGCGAGACTGTGATTTCCTACGAAACATTCGCGGACAAGGACGGCGCTCCTGACAAAATGCTTATCAACAAGGTTCGCGTGTCCCGCGGTCACTAATTAGCATCCGAACTTAATTGATTTTTATAAGGGGCTCCTAAGCAGAGCCCCTTCTTTTTTGACCCGCCTTGACTTCCCCGGTTCCCGACCCACCTTTGAACTTCGGAGGTTTCGATGCAGTCCACTTCACCCAATAGCTTTCTGGTCGTTCGCCGAACGTGGCTCAGCCGCCGTCCCCACTTCCGTGCAAGCCTTATAGCGGCTTGGAGTGTGTTTACGTTGATTGCCCTGTCCGTCGTCTATTGGCGCAATTGGGGCGGTATTGGGGCCCTTTTACCGGCCTCGGGTGAAGCGGTCTTTAAAAACCACGAATACTGGCGTCTGTGGACGGCCCTGTTTGCCCATGCGGATCTGGGGCATCTGGCTTCGAATTCTTTGGGGATCTTTGTATTAGGATATTTCTTAAGCGGCTATTTCAGTCTGTGGTTTTTCCCGGCGGCGGCTTTAGTTATCGGGGGCTTCACCAATTACTTAACTCTATTAAGTTATGACCCGGCGGTGAAACTGGTCGGCATCAGCGGTGTGGTTTACTGGATGGGGGCTGCGTGGTTGATTCTGTATCTGTTATTGGATCAGCAGCGAACCAAGACTCAACGAATGCTGCGCGCTTTCGGTGTGGCGTTGGGGGTGTTCTTCCCGGCTTCGGCCTTTGACCCTTCGATCAGTTATCTGGCGCACTGGTATGGATTCTTGCTGGGACTTGCCAGTGGAGCTGTTTATTATTTCGTTAACCGGAAGACTTTCCTGAAGGCTCTTATTATTGAGCAGGTTGTTGAGGACTCCCCCTCCGAAGACGGCTTGCAAGAACCAGGGAATGTCCCCCCCGAGATTCTTTAGTTCACAAAAAAGAAAGAGGCTCCTTTTGGGAGCCTCTTCTTTTACAACAACATTTAAGTTAAGAAGACAATTACCAGTTGAAGCTGGATTCGTCGTAACCCCAGTTAGCAAGAGCTTTTTTGTACATGCCCTTCATGAACTTCTGAGCCTGGTGAGGTTTCAAACCCAACGCAGCAGCAGATCTGTTAGTCAGGTCTTGCATGCCAGAGTTGTCACCGAAGGAAAGATCTTTAGCAGCAGCCAAAGCGTCAGAGAACTGAACACCGAAGACAGCTTTGAAAGTCTTGTCCATGTCTTTTTCAGAAGTAGTACCGCGTTCAGCAGCAGCAACTGCCCAAGAATTCAATGCAGAAGCAACCGCAACCGCTTTGTCTTGTTTGAACCCGTATTCTTTCATCAGACGATCAGAAGCCATTTTAACAAGCTCTTTATTGGCATCAGAGTTCAAAGCAGCAAAGTTTGTGTCTGAAGCAGAAGAAGAAGTTTTGTCATTGATAGCTTGACCGTAGTTGGATTCACCGGAGTTCGCATTGTAAAGAACGCCGTTTTTACCCAACCAGTAAGTACCACTGGAGATATCTTCCCAGTAGAAACCAGTTGTGCCCACACCGATAGTATTGCCACCAACGTAACCAGCGAATTCGCTTACGTTAGCATAGTACTGGAACACGCCAAGGTCGTTGTAAACCGCAGCTTTACCGTTGGAATCAAATTTAACATACCAAAGGTCGTCAGAACCGTAACCGCCTCTGTTGTAATCAGGATCGTCTGTTACTTTGATACGCTCGCCAGTGGATTTCAGGAAAGTACAGCCTGGAGAAGCTTCCTGAGTTTGGCACACGTCACCGTATACAGTTTCATATGGGTAGTAGATAACTGGTGCAGAGCCGCCGCCACCGCCACCACCGCCGCCGCCGCCGCAGGCAGCAAAGCTAGTCGCAACTACAGACGCAAGAACTACGCGCATAACATTTTTCATGATGGTTCCCCCTTATAGGTTTTGTTAAAAATCGAACTCTTATATTCGTTTTTGTTTAGTAAGTTAAATTAACTCTCAGCAATTTATCGCCGCAGTAGTAATCGAACGAGTGGGCTCCCCTGACCCCGTCAAAGACCGGTGTATCCATCGGACGACACCCTGTCGAAGACTTGAATCTCAAGCGCGCTGGTGACACCAGTTCGATCGCAGATCCATCCCTTGCAAAAACCGGTACCAACATTTTGACACCACGGCTGAGTTCCGAACTTTCCGTGGTAAATAGCGCTGGAATCTTCGTTGATGCGTCGCGCGCATCCTTTAAAGTCAGCGGGAAGTACAAATTCGTCATCAACATGTCGGGGAAGAACGTGTAACGCTCGAAACTTTTGCTTACTACACGGGTCCTCACGAGGTCGTGATACTGGATTTCCGAGTTCGTTAGAACAAAGGCTCCTTTACGCTGCAGCCCCGCAAACACGGCGCGCACCCACAAAGCGGAGTCAAATTGGGACCGTTCCGCCCCCAGCTGCTGGTCTAACAGTTCCCAGTTCTTGTTATCAAAGACCGACAAACGCTGTTGACGGTTCAAACCTTCACCGAACCAGAAGCTGCCCGCGAACTCGTCCTTGCCGTAATCCAGGGCATGAACCTTGTCGACACGGGTATCAAGGATGTTGCGGTAAGTGGTTTGGTGGGCAAACAGATCCAGCTCCATGAAGTTTTCGATACGGCCTTCCACCACCTCAGCGATGGCGAAATTATATAGATAGCTTGGCTTGGCTTCTGTTCCCTGATTTTTTGCCAGCAAAACAGGCACACGTCCCGCCACCATCTGTTCACGGCGCGGTTCGATCACGTCGATGATCTTGTAACCCTGATGTTCTTCCAGGGCTTTGAGTTCATTCTTTTCGTTCAGGAAATAGAAACGTGTCTGGGCCTTTTCATAGTTGTCCGGATTTTCCCAGCGCTCTTTCAAACCACGTTTTTTGGATGGATCTTTACCACCTCCCACCCACGCCGGGCGTTTGGTGCCACCAATTTTCTGCCAGTACATCTGATAAGGCGCCGGAGCCAGCTCTGCAGAATACTTGAAGGTCTCTAGCAGCTTCATGGCTTTATCAAAGATATAGAACGTCATTGGGGATGCTTCGGGTTCGTCCAACTCGGATTTGTCTTCCAGAATACCCATCACGTATTCGCTTTGACCGTCACCGTTTAGATCCAAACGGGTCAGAACCTGTTCACGCAGATTGTCGGCTTCACCTTCAGGGCGGATTTTAGTGCCACCCACAGCGGTGTAAGCGCCGTTGCCGTTGTCAGCAACCAGCCACAACTGCCAGGTGTTGTTCTGCTGACCCAAAGCCAGGTAATCACGCTGTTCCGGATGGTTGTCCAGATTTTCATCCAAAGGCAGGAAGGACACACGGGTTCTTGGCATGCCAGTGATATTAAACGTCTTCACATCGGCGGAAGCCATTTCCGGCGTCACGCTGACCACGACTTCACTTTCAAAGACATAACGGCGGGCTTCGGCATCACCAACACGCACGTCTACGGTCAAATCCAGTTCACTTGGGATGCGGGACTGGGATGGATCCTGAGAATCCACCAGACTCATCATCACCACGTACTTGCGCACTTCGTTCTGCTTCCACACACCTGGATATGGAGCCGCTTCTTTGATGGCTGTGATCCAAGGGCGAACCGCATCCACATGAGGCTTGATGAACTGAGCGTTCATTTTCACCTTGCCGATATCAATGGCCTGCCATTTGTTCACAAAAGAAATCTCGAAGCTCAAATCTTTGCTCTTACGATCCCAGTTGATTTCGACTTTTTCCTTGTCAGCAGGAACAATCAACGGCTGCACGAAAACTTTCAGGGACTGCTCAACGTCCATGTTACCGGCAACAGAATATTTTTTGTAAATTTCCCTTTCCGGGCTCAGCGCTTGTCCTTGTTCATGAGAGCCGCCAGAAACCAGAGAAAGGTTGGATTTCAAAGGACGGGCACCCAGCACAAGTCTTGCGTAAATCTCATCAGCCGGAACACCGCGAGCCATCAGCTCGGCCACCGCGGCCGCCACATAAGGCGACGCTTGAGAAGTTCCAGAAAGGTATTCATAACCCAAAGTCGAACGGAAACGCACCGGACGTTTGCTTTCAGGATAAGTGCTGAGGATATTCACACCCGGAGCCACAATATCCACACCGCTACCAAAGTTAGAGAAATGCGAGAACGCGCCATCAGGACCGGCCGCTCCCACGCAAATCACATTTGGATAAGCGCACGGACGAAGAAGCGCACGAGTCGAGTCATTGCCGGCAGCAGCCACGATGATCACACCGCGGGCTTGAGCTTCCGCAATCACTTTGCGCATGAAATCAGAATCTTTCGCCTGAGGCCAACCCATAGAGAAGTTGATCACCTTGGCGCCCGAACGCATCGCATAGATCACACCACGGCCAACCATGTCCCCCAGACTGCGGGTGACACTTTCACGGCCGGTCTCTTGCGGGGAATCATAAATAGACAAAGGCTTCATCGGTTCAGAAGGCTGAACACCGATCACCTGCACGGGCAGGATCTCGACGTTTTCGCTCAAACCACGCACACCGATATTGTTGTCGACTTCCGCCGCGATAATACCTGCGACGTGAGTCCCGTGACCCTGGTCATCGCCAAAGTCCGGACGGCCCATAATGCCGGCGGCATTCACGCCACCCAGCAAGCTCCAGCCCTGACAATCCAGTGGGTATCCGTTTTTATCCTGATCCACTTCCGGATTGCTCAGATCCATCCATTTCTTTTCACAAGTTTTGCGGTCGCTGTCGGCCACGCAGGCTTCAAACTTCACCAAAGCCCGGCACTCGGATTCATTGCGACGAATGACACCCTTCAGATCCGGGTGATTTTTGGCGATACCGGTATCCAGCACGGCCACGATGACTTTGTTTTTCGCTTTTACCGGGGATGGCAGACGCACGTCTTCCTGAACTCGGGCAGGAATTTTATAGGTGTGCAATGGATCCAGGTCGATCATTTGCGGCACCCCCTGATTGTTCAAACCCCATTGCATGTGCGCAAAAGGATCGGCAGCCACAGCGTGGCTTGCCAGGAAGCTCAAGGAGACAACAGAAAGAATCAAGGATCTCATCGGAAGCTCCCCAGGGATTTATCCAGTTCGATTGGAGAAATACGGGTTTTCGTCGCGAACATCTGAATCAGACCGTTGGCGTATTCGATGTTCTGCTTCGGATCACCCAAAGTGTTGGAGAAGTACTCAATATCCCCGTCTTCATCGCCAGCACGGAAGCCGTTGATGCGCACGAAGTAAATGTAGTTGTCCTTACCCAGGAACTTCAAAAGCTGAGGCAATGGAATCGCCTCTTCCAGAGTGTAAACAACGTTGGTCATCCACTGCGTCTGGGATTTTTTGTCTTTCGGGTAGCTGGCAGAAAGCTTCAGCAGTCTTTCCATCCACGGCAACATACAGTCGAAGTATGTCCCATTCACCCAAGAGCCCTGATAGTTCATCGTTCTTTCTTTTTTGTGGGCATCCTGTTCTTCCTGACATGCA is from Bdellovibrio bacteriovorus str. Tiberius and encodes:
- a CDS encoding S8 family serine peptidase, with the protein product MRSLILSVVSLSFLASHAVAADPFAHMQWGLNNQGVPQMIDLDPLHTYKIPARVQEDVRLPSPVKAKNKVIVAVLDTGIAKNHPDLKGVIRRNESECRALVKFEACVADSDRKTCEKKWMDLSNPEVDQDKNGYPLDCQGWSLLGGVNAAGIMGRPDFGDDQGHGTHVAGIIAAEVDNNIGVRGLSENVEILPVQVIGVQPSEPMKPLSIYDSPQETGRESVTRSLGDMVGRGVIYAMRSGAKVINFSMGWPQAKDSDFMRKVIAEAQARGVIIVAAAGNDSTRALLRPCAYPNVICVGAAGPDGAFSHFSNFGSGVDIVAPGVNILSTYPESKRPVRFRSTLGYEYLSGTSQASPYVAAAVAELMARGVPADEIYARLVLGARPLKSNLSLVSGGSHEQGQALSPEREIYKKYSVAGNMDVEQSLKVFVQPLIVPADKEKVEINWDRKSKDLSFEISFVNKWQAIDIGKVKMNAQFIKPHVDAVRPWITAIKEAAPYPGVWKQNEVRKYVVMMSLVDSQDPSQSRIPSELDLTVDVRVGDAEARRYVFESEVVVSVTPEMASADVKTFNITGMPRTRVSFLPLDENLDNHPEQRDYLALGQQNNTWQLWLVADNGNGAYTAVGGTKIRPEGEADNLREQVLTRLDLNGDGQSEYVMGILEDKSELDEPEASPMTFYIFDKAMKLLETFKYSAELAPAPYQMYWQKIGGTKRPAWVGGGKDPSKKRGLKERWENPDNYEKAQTRFYFLNEKNELKALEEHQGYKIIDVIEPRREQMVAGRVPVLLAKNQGTEAKPSYLYNFAIAEVVEGRIENFMELDLFAHQTTYRNILDTRVDKVHALDYGKDEFAGSFWFGEGLNRQQRLSVFDNKNWELLDQQLGAERSQFDSALWVRAVFAGLQRKGAFVLTNSEIQYHDLVRTRVVSKSFERYTFFPDMLMTNLYFPLTLKDARDASTKIPALFTTESSELSRGVKMLVPVFARDGSAIELVSPARLRFKSSTGCRPMDTPVFDGVRGAHSFDYYCGDKLLRVNLTY
- a CDS encoding rhomboid family intramembrane serine protease translates to MQSTSPNSFLVVRRTWLSRRPHFRASLIAAWSVFTLIALSVVYWRNWGGIGALLPASGEAVFKNHEYWRLWTALFAHADLGHLASNSLGIFVLGYFLSGYFSLWFFPAAALVIGGFTNYLTLLSYDPAVKLVGISGVVYWMGAAWLILYLLLDQQRTKTQRMLRAFGVALGVFFPASAFDPSISYLAHWYGFLLGLASGAVYYFVNRKTFLKALIIEQVVEDSPSEDGLQEPGNVPPEIL